The proteins below come from a single Ictalurus furcatus strain D&B chromosome 15, Billie_1.0, whole genome shotgun sequence genomic window:
- the bhlhe23 gene encoding class E basic helix-loop-helix protein 23, giving the protein MNAREENLLKSISNDTLLDLTQRYGQAALGFGAGHGASSPARFPLASSAAADFLTAQTAKSGESGGEHTSDDDDSFDVDARKQSSAFGEDPKHPAAKKPKEQRSLRLSINARERRRMHDLNDALDGLRAVIPYAHSPSVRKLSKIATLLLAKNYILMQAQALEEMRRLVAYLNQGQTLTSAVPSALAPFGQTPTTVYPFSGTALAACVEKCSYSAAPSSLFKHCSDKP; this is encoded by the coding sequence atgaaTGCTCGAGAGGAGAATCTGCTGAAATCAATCAGCAATGACACGCTTCTGGACCTGACGCAGCGTTACGGCCAAGCGGCGCTGGGCTTCGGCGCGGGTCACGGTGCATCGAGTCCTGCCCGTTTCCCGCTCGCCTCCTCCGCTGCTGCAGACTTCCTCACGGCGCAGACGGCCAAATCCGGGGAGAGCGGCGGCGAGCACACGAGCGACGACGACGACAGCTTCGATGTGGACGCTCGGAAACAGAGCTCGGCCTTTGGAGAGGACCCCAAGCACCCGGCCGCCAAGAAGCCCAAGGAGCAGCGCTCTCTGCGCCTGAGCATCAACGCGCGCGAGCGCCGGCGCATGCACGACCTGAATGATGCTCTCGACGGCCTGCGCGCCGTCATCCCGTACGCACACAGCCCGTCCGTGCGCAAACTGTCCAAAATCGCCACGCTGCTCCTCGCCAAGAACTACATCCTCATGCAGGCGCAGGCTCTGGAGGAGATGCGCCGGCTCGTGGCGTACCTTAACCAAGGCCAAACGCTCACCTCGGCCGTACCGAGCGCACTGGCCCCGTTCGGACAGACCCCCACCACCGTGTACCCGTTCTCAGGCACTGCGCTAGCTGCCTGCGTGGAGAAGTGCTCGTACTCGGCGGCGCCTTCGAGTCTCTTCAAGCACTGCAGCGATAAGCCTTga